The Hymenobacter sp. GOD-10R genome includes a window with the following:
- a CDS encoding ArnT family glycosyltransferase has protein sequence MESRNFVAAREMVAGGSWLIPTMNQELRLAKPPLPTWAVAAVQEVVGPTENLALLRLPAAIIATLLVLFFWGLVRELTAGRPAERADPGRTAWLSALVLASSLLIITTGREGQWDIFANSFLVGALWLLVRGWRSTGAGYASFAGAGLLLGLSILSKGPVALYGGLLPFVGCYASRLNEARAGMRTHGRGALLAAVVALGVGCAWPLYILYHVQPAALAVAQTEVTAWRERHVQPPWYYWNFFVFSGVWVVAALASLAVPYARRRLTPFLPYALALGWLLSSLVLLSLVPEKKERYMLPLLPPLALLATGILRYWETAFAQQQATRTDRRLLRFWVGVFTLVCVAAPVAMALAKLPGFGPATLRFSIGTVLCGLLAVLVVRGGGQQLRPPVVVGGSLTLVALLITLLLPAYPLWEARREEAGLHHLRHVRQLPAIAGMPWYSMQEMHVKQVWAAGQAVPLWRIPTDSLPLERLPFATFSDRRSLSELPARWQQQLQIDLIDSFYLGRERKDGKWYISVVKHR, from the coding sequence ATGGAATCGCGCAATTTTGTGGCAGCTCGGGAGATGGTAGCGGGGGGCTCCTGGCTTATTCCCACCATGAACCAGGAACTGCGCTTGGCCAAGCCGCCGCTGCCCACCTGGGCCGTGGCGGCGGTGCAAGAAGTAGTAGGCCCCACGGAAAACCTTGCCTTGTTGCGGTTACCCGCCGCGATAATCGCCACGCTGCTCGTGCTGTTCTTTTGGGGGTTGGTACGCGAACTAACGGCCGGTCGTCCGGCTGAACGAGCAGACCCTGGTCGGACGGCGTGGCTCAGCGCGTTGGTGCTCGCGAGTAGTTTGCTCATCATCACAACTGGGCGCGAAGGACAGTGGGATATTTTTGCGAACAGCTTTCTAGTGGGTGCTCTATGGCTGCTGGTGCGGGGCTGGCGGAGTACGGGTGCGGGGTATGCTAGCTTTGCCGGGGCTGGTTTGCTGCTGGGGTTATCTATTTTGAGTAAAGGCCCGGTAGCCCTCTATGGGGGCTTGCTTCCGTTTGTGGGGTGTTATGCCTCCCGGTTGAATGAAGCGCGAGCCGGCATGCGCACGCACGGCCGCGGAGCGCTACTGGCCGCTGTTGTGGCCTTGGGAGTGGGGTGTGCTTGGCCCCTGTATATTCTTTATCACGTGCAGCCGGCTGCGCTGGCGGTGGCTCAAACGGAGGTAACGGCTTGGCGTGAGCGGCATGTGCAGCCGCCGTGGTACTACTGGAATTTCTTTGTTTTCAGTGGGGTGTGGGTGGTTGCTGCCTTGGCCTCCCTAGCGGTGCCATACGCCCGGCGCCGGCTAACGCCGTTTTTACCTTATGCGCTGGCGCTCGGCTGGCTGCTGTCCTCGTTGGTGTTGCTGAGCTTGGTACCGGAGAAAAAGGAGCGGTATATGCTGCCTTTATTGCCACCGCTGGCCTTATTAGCAACCGGGATACTGCGATATTGGGAAACGGCTTTCGCGCAGCAGCAGGCAACCCGCACCGACCGGCGACTCTTGCGTTTTTGGGTAGGGGTGTTTACGCTGGTTTGTGTGGCCGCACCCGTTGCTATGGCTCTGGCTAAACTCCCGGGGTTCGGACCCGCAACCTTGCGGTTCAGTATCGGCACAGTTTTATGCGGACTGTTGGCCGTGCTGGTGGTTCGTGGGGGAGGGCAGCAACTTCGTCCTCCTGTAGTAGTAGGAGGGTCACTCACGTTGGTAGCACTGCTGATTACGCTGCTGCTACCAGCCTATCCACTGTGGGAAGCTCGGCGCGAGGAGGCCGGTTTGCATCACCTGCGCCATGTGCGCCAACTTCCGGCAATAGCGGGAATGCCGTGGTATAGTATGCAAGAGATGCATGTAAAGCAAGTATGGGCCGCTGGGCAGGCCGTTCCGCTCTGGCGTATACCCACCGATTCGCTGCCCTTAGAACGGCTTCCATTTGCTACTTTCTCTGACAGGCGGAGTCTAAGTGAGCTTCCTGCCCGCTGGCAGCAGCAATTACAGATCGACTTAATCGACAGTTTTTACCTAGGTCGCGAGCGAAAAGATGGAAAATGGTACATCTCAGTAGTGAAGCATAGGTAG
- a CDS encoding lipid-A-disaccharide synthase N-terminal domain-containing protein, whose product MKLDVSLVANAIGLTSQLLFSSRIILQWIQSERAKRVLVPTLFWQISLVSSFLMIVYGMLRHDPVILSAQLISYAIYIRNLQLLGEWRKLNGLFRAGAYVFPLAMLGWFVMGTSFFSLQTMLNSRIPRGVLVLGAVGQTIFLLRFVYQWLYSERKGESVLPLGFWVVSLIGSALILTYALLRRPVDIVLILGNVPGLVVYARNVVLLRREIKGLKVEEIEK is encoded by the coding sequence ATGAAGCTAGATGTTTCTCTGGTCGCCAATGCCATTGGTTTGACCTCGCAGCTGCTGTTTTCCAGCCGCATCATTCTGCAATGGATTCAAAGCGAGCGGGCCAAGCGTGTGCTGGTGCCCACCTTGTTCTGGCAGATTAGCCTGGTGTCGTCGTTTCTGATGATCGTGTACGGTATGTTGCGCCACGACCCGGTAATTCTGAGCGCGCAGCTGATCAGCTATGCTATCTACATCCGCAACCTGCAACTGCTGGGCGAATGGCGCAAACTGAATGGCCTGTTTCGGGCCGGCGCGTACGTATTTCCCCTCGCTATGCTCGGGTGGTTTGTGATGGGAACCTCGTTCTTTAGTCTGCAAACCATGCTGAATAGCCGCATTCCACGGGGAGTGCTCGTGCTAGGAGCCGTGGGGCAAACCATCTTTTTGCTGCGCTTCGTTTACCAATGGCTGTATTCCGAGCGAAAGGGAGAGTCGGTGCTGCCGCTGGGCTTTTGGGTGGTAAGTCTCATTGGCTCGGCCCTGATCTTAACCTACGCCTTGCTGCGCCGTCCGGTCGATATCGTGTTGATCCTGGGTAACGTGCCGGGCCTGGTGGTGTACGCCCGCAACGTGGTCCTCCTGCGCCGCGAAATAAAAGGTCTGAAGGTCGAGGAAATAGAAAAGTAG
- a CDS encoding glycerophosphodiester phosphodiesterase has protein sequence MLLKNKLLVAGLLATVGLGGHKHLLGDDPGASRQVPARPIMVLGHAGSGFFTPINPFNPLPPSSLAGLQRALARGADGIEIDVRLSRDSVPFVYHDPTLNSMSTGEGCVSQYTAAELEKLAYRGGMIYDLFHDEHLMRLQTVLDQLPSGAQAPAIHVDLHEDEVCAAPRSPSRSPVLARALARLLRTYSIPPDRLLVLSGRPATLRQLRTLLPQVPLGLEITQNFDAGLQRAIREKMQAVVVSKDVITPERSTQAQAAGLQVVVFGGRSAKAVARLVRCHPDAIEVDNVPELLTQLGRPVEQE, from the coding sequence ATGCTACTGAAGAATAAGTTATTGGTAGCCGGTCTGCTAGCAACGGTTGGCTTGGGCGGGCACAAGCACCTGCTGGGTGATGACCCAGGCGCGTCCCGCCAGGTGCCGGCGCGGCCTATTATGGTATTGGGTCACGCTGGTTCCGGTTTTTTTACGCCAATTAATCCGTTTAACCCCTTGCCTCCGAGCAGCCTAGCGGGGTTGCAGCGGGCATTAGCCCGTGGGGCCGACGGCATCGAAATAGACGTGCGCCTGAGCCGCGACAGTGTCCCTTTCGTGTACCACGATCCAACCCTAAATTCTATGTCAACGGGTGAGGGGTGCGTAAGCCAATACACCGCCGCTGAGTTGGAAAAGTTAGCATACCGGGGCGGGATGATCTACGATTTGTTCCATGATGAGCACCTGATGCGGCTACAAACGGTGCTCGATCAACTACCGAGTGGGGCGCAAGCCCCCGCAATTCACGTGGACTTGCACGAAGATGAGGTATGCGCCGCCCCTAGGTCGCCTTCCCGTTCGCCCGTCCTGGCGCGGGCGCTGGCTCGTTTGCTGCGCACGTATTCTATTCCGCCTGATCGTCTCCTGGTTTTGAGTGGCCGCCCCGCAACTTTGCGGCAGCTTCGTACGCTGTTGCCCCAGGTGCCGTTGGGCCTCGAAATCACGCAGAACTTCGACGCGGGCCTACAACGGGCTATCCGAGAGAAGATGCAAGCCGTGGTAGTCAGTAAAGACGTGATTACGCCCGAACGCTCTACGCAGGCGCAAGCAGCCGGGCTGCAGGTAGTTGTGTTCGGTGGTCGTTCGGCAAAGGCAGTGGCCCGGCTCGTGCGCTGCCACCCAGATGCCATTGAAGTAGACAACGTTCCGGAGCTACTCACGCAGCTAGGCCGGCCCGTGGAGCAGGAGTAG
- a CDS encoding glycosyltransferase: MPTTATTNAYLATQTLTVLVPVYNEEESLPQFVVEMNKFLEKTPVATTVLFVNDGSTDKSLALLRDICRQDSRYEFISLAKNSGLSTAIKAGIDHCRSTLLGYIDSDIQTTPLDFLRFFEFFPQFDMVNGIRAKRQDTVVKKLSSKIANTVRRTLINDGIQDTGCPLKIMKIEYARRIPLFHGMHRFLGALIQLQGGKVKQIPVQHFPRFAGTAKYNLWNRAWKPLVDTFGFRWIRSRWKNYEIGEQHRGGSANPAA, translated from the coding sequence ATGCCCACAACTGCCACCACCAACGCTTACCTAGCTACCCAAACCCTCACCGTGCTGGTCCCCGTGTACAACGAGGAAGAAAGCCTGCCGCAGTTTGTGGTGGAAATGAACAAGTTTCTCGAGAAAACACCCGTGGCTACGACGGTGCTGTTTGTCAATGATGGCTCCACGGACAAGTCCTTGGCCTTGCTGCGCGACATTTGCCGGCAGGATAGTCGCTACGAGTTTATTTCCCTGGCCAAGAACAGTGGTCTGAGCACAGCCATCAAGGCGGGCATCGACCACTGCCGCTCTACGCTGCTAGGCTACATCGATTCCGACATTCAGACTACGCCGCTGGATTTCTTGCGCTTCTTCGAGTTCTTTCCGCAGTTTGACATGGTCAACGGCATTCGGGCCAAGCGCCAGGATACGGTGGTGAAGAAACTATCGTCGAAGATTGCCAATACCGTGCGCCGTACCCTTATCAACGACGGCATTCAGGACACGGGCTGCCCCTTGAAGATCATGAAGATTGAGTACGCGCGCCGTATTCCGCTTTTTCATGGCATGCACCGCTTCCTAGGGGCGCTAATCCAATTACAAGGCGGCAAGGTGAAGCAGATTCCGGTGCAGCACTTTCCGCGTTTCGCTGGTACGGCCAAGTACAACCTGTGGAACCGGGCCTGGAAGCCGCTGGTGGATACGTTCGGCTTCCGCTGGATTCGCTCGCGCTGGAAGAACTACGAAATTGGGGAGCAGCACCGCGGGGGCAGCGCCAACCCAGCCGCGTAA
- a CDS encoding GDP-mannose 4,6-dehydratase, protein MPSILVTGCAGFIGSHVCERLLADGYRVVGLDNFDPFYDRALKLANMAGFAHHPRFSFHEVELQRGAEALADALPAEPIDLVVHLAAKAGVGPSVRQPIAYLENNVIGTTHLLEWMRQRGIGKLFFASSSSVYGNTPERPFREDMPLLQACISPYAASKLAGEQLTATYHHLYGLDVLNARFFTVYGPRQRPDLAIHKFVRLMRAGQPIPVFGDGTTARDYTFVADTVDGIARGVHYLLTSTNVYETVNLGNNSPVTLLDLIQAIGDALGVTPQLQFQPMQAGDVDVTYAAISKARHLLGYAPQTSLADGLAQFVQWERTQAVNAD, encoded by the coding sequence ATGCCTTCTATTCTGGTCACTGGCTGCGCGGGTTTTATTGGCTCACACGTCTGCGAACGGCTCTTAGCGGATGGATACCGCGTTGTAGGGCTCGATAACTTTGATCCGTTCTACGACCGCGCCCTAAAGCTGGCCAACATGGCTGGTTTCGCGCATCATCCGCGCTTCAGCTTCCACGAAGTAGAGCTCCAGCGCGGCGCCGAAGCCCTGGCCGACGCCCTGCCTGCTGAACCGATCGACCTGGTCGTGCACCTAGCTGCCAAAGCCGGCGTGGGTCCCTCGGTACGCCAGCCCATAGCGTACCTGGAGAACAATGTTATTGGTACTACCCACCTACTGGAGTGGATGCGCCAGCGTGGGATTGGTAAGCTGTTCTTTGCTTCCTCCTCGTCGGTGTACGGCAACACGCCCGAGCGGCCGTTCCGCGAAGACATGCCCTTGCTGCAAGCCTGCATTTCACCTTATGCCGCTTCCAAGTTAGCCGGCGAGCAGCTGACCGCCACCTACCACCATCTCTACGGCCTCGACGTGCTCAACGCACGCTTCTTCACCGTGTATGGCCCGCGCCAGCGCCCCGACCTAGCAATTCACAAGTTTGTGCGTTTGATGCGGGCCGGACAGCCAATTCCAGTATTTGGCGACGGCACAACCGCGCGTGATTATACGTTCGTGGCTGACACTGTGGATGGCATTGCCCGCGGCGTGCATTACCTACTCACGAGTACCAACGTGTACGAGACCGTCAACCTAGGCAACAACAGTCCCGTCACCCTGCTTGACCTCATTCAAGCCATTGGCGACGCCCTAGGTGTTACGCCACAGCTCCAGTTCCAACCCATGCAGGCCGGGGACGTGGACGTGACCTACGCTGCAATCAGCAAGGCTCGCCACCTACTCGGCTACGCTCCCCAGACCTCTCTGGCCGACGGTCTAGCCCAGTTCGTACAATGGGAACGGACCCAGGCGGTGAATGCCGACTAG